One Capsicum annuum cultivar UCD-10X-F1 chromosome 2, UCD10Xv1.1, whole genome shotgun sequence genomic window carries:
- the LOC107858762 gene encoding uncharacterized protein LOC107858762, whose translation MGGCVSTPATTIRVRKKLHRRHRKYHRKNTNSGLIGTRKRNSDARVTDIAVSEFVHTTTTCRTSEVSNSTFHLTQLQWQHSQIDADVVCQEEAWFDSHSIFESDSDDDFSSVHGDILPSIPSGQVLQYETSSCFVDSKLKYNEYHGKYLKIDGSKVWSKDGVQDRNGLAVLSAPNCELPSLRKSEDFGTKKKKNLDRAYASFKSVKKEILQMQEKTQETVLKSVLPKLVNTLSFNDKIINGSNSAPHSQVRKSTIIRLSMKRTSVDGEEKNEFRSSRKFLGRPRAGVSVPCCTEEKSIAGSWSKIEPSNFKLRGDSYFKDKKKAPATNVSPYTPIGVDLFFCPRKISHIAQHIELPSIKGDGRIPPLLIVNIQLPTYPAPMFVGDADGEGLSIVIYFKLSESFEEDISPQFQDSIKRFIEDDMEKVKGFAKESIIPFRERLKIMVGLVNPDELVTSATERKLMNAYNEKPVLSRPQHNFYQGPNYFEVDLDIHRFSYIARKGLDAFRERLRHGIIDFGLTVQAQKPEELPEKVLGCVRLNKIDFVDHGQIPTLARVEEDSCAE comes from the exons ATGGGTGGTTGTGTATCAACTCCAGCAACCACAATCAGGGTAAGGAAGAAACTCCATCGTCGCCACAGAAAGTACCACAGAAAGAACACAAACTCAGGTCTAATAGGAACCAGGAAAAGAAACAGTGATGCACGGGTAACGGATATTGCTGTTAGTGAGTTTGTTCATACAACTACAACCTGCAGAACATCTGAGGTCTCCAATTCTACATTTCATCTCACTCAGTTGCAGTGGCAGCATAGTCAAATAGATGCTGATG TTGTTTGCCAAGAAGAAGCATGGTTTGACTCGCACAGCATTTTTGAGTCCGACTCAGATGATGACTTTAGTAGTGTTCATGGAG ATATTTTGCCCAGCATTCCAAGTGGACAAGTACTTCAGTATGAAACTTCATCATGCTTTGTGGATAGCAAACTCAAGTACAATGAATACCACGGGAAATATCTCAAGATTGATGGCAGTAAGGTTTGGAGCAAAGATGGAGTCCAGGATCGAAATGGACTTGCGGTGTTAAGTGCTCCAAACTGCGAACTTCCATCCCTAAGGAAGAGTGAAGATTTTGGcaccaagaagaagaagaacttgGATCGTGCCTATGCAAGCTTTAAAAGTGTTAAAAAGGAGATACTTCAGATGCAGGAGAAAACTCAGGAAACAGTTTTAAAGTCTGTTTTACCGAAGTTGGTAAATACCTTGAGTTTCaatgacaaaatcataaatgGATCAAATTCAGCTCCACATTCTCAAGTAAGGAAGTCAACTATTATAAGGCTTTCTATGAAGAGGACATCTGTTGatggagaagaaaaaaatgaatttc GTTCTTCAAGAAAGTTTCTTGGTCGCCCCAGGGCTGGGGTTTCAGTTCCTTGTTGCACAGAAGAAAAGTCTATTGCAGGAAGTTGGTCAAAGATTGAGCCCTCAAACTTTAAGCTCCGTGGTGATAGTTATTTCAA AGATAAGAAGAAAGCCCCTGCTACTAATGTGTCTCCTTATACTCCAATTGGGGTCGACTTATTTTTTTGCCCAAGAAAGATCAGTCATATAGCACAACACATTGAGCTTCCTTCCATAAAAGGAGATGGAAGAATACCACCATTACTAATTGTTAACATTCAG TTGCCCACTTATCCTGCCCCAATGTTCGTTGGTGATGCTGATGGAGAAGGCTTGAGCATTGTAATATATTTCAAACTTTCTGAAAGTTTTGAGGAGGACATCTCTCCCCAGTTTCAGGACTCCATCAAG AGATTCATTGAGGATGACATGGAAAAGGTGAAAGGTTTTGCAAAAGAATCAATTATTCCGTTCAGAGAGAGGTTGAAGATTATGGTTGGGTTGGTTAATCCAGATGAGCTTGTTACAAGTGCTACTGAAAGGAAGCTTATGAATGCTTACAATGAAAAGCCTGTGCTTTCTCGCCCTCAACACAATTTTTATCAG GGCCCAAATTATTTTGAAGTTGATCTTGACATTCATCGCTTCAGCTACATAGCAAGAAAGGGGCTCGATGCTTTTAGAGAACGTTTACGACATGGAATAATTGATTTTGGTCTAACAGTTCAG GCACAGAAGCCAGAGGAGCTGCCAGAGAAAGTGCTTGGTTGTGTTAGACTGaacaagattgattttgttgatcATGGCCAAATACCTACCCTTGCGAGAGTTGAGGAAGATTCATGTGCAGAATAA
- the LOC107858765 gene encoding UPF0301 protein CHU_1773 yields MEACFVTSKPFSEKLFPLLGSRISCSTRRRSSVSQFHQLKKVGTPLSVTCCQASSPFSSPSPQDEGKPFAERDWRSFRARLVAGERASRSEDPSSVVNPDTVDDLPPPPAVTIGSKWAHTIHEPEKGCLLIATEKLQGDNIFERTVVLLLSLGFIPTGLILNRPSLMSIKEMRSSALDMPGTFANRPLFFGGPLEEGLFLVSPNEGSEDGLGKSGVFDEVMKGLYYGTKESVGCASEMVKRGAVGVDNFRFFDGYCAWKRDQLRDEIKAGYWTVAACSPSVIGLSDVGSVGLWDEVLGLMTPKKVW; encoded by the exons ATGGAAGCTTGCTTTGTCACTTCAAAGCCCTTCTCAGAGAAACTCTTCCCTTTGTTAGGATCAAGAATTTCTTGTTCTACAAGAAGAAGGTCATCTGTTAGTCAGTTTCATCAGCTCAAAAAAGTTGGCACTCCTTTGTCAGTTACAT GTTGTCAAGCAAGCTCACCATTCTCATCACCTTCACCTCAAGATGAAGGAAAACCTTTTGCTGAAAGGGATTGGCGTTCATTTCGAGCTAGATTAGTTGCCGGAGAACGAGCTTCCCGGTCGGAAGATCCCTCTTCCGTCGTCAATCCCGACACCGTCGACGATCTTCCGCCACCTCCGGCCGTCACAATTGGCAGCAAATGGGCCCACACAATTCACGAACCAGAAAAGGGCTGCTTGCTGATTGCCACTGAGAAGCTACAAGGAGATAATATTTTTGAGCGGACTGTAGTTCTCTTGTTGTCATTGGGGTTCATCCCAACGGGCTTAATTCTCAATAGGCCTTCGCTTATGTCCATTAAGGAAATGAGATCATCAGCGTTGGACATGCCCGGGACGTTCGCGAATAGGCCGTTGTTCTTTGGTGGGCCATTAGAAGAAGGGCTTTTTTTGGTGAGCCCAAATGAAGGAAGTGAAGATGGGCTTGGGAAAAGTGGAGTTTTTGATGAAGTAATGAAGGGTTTGTATTATGGTACAAAGGAAAGTGTGGGTTGTGCTTCTGAAATGGTGAAAAGGGGTGCAGTTGGGGTTGATAATTTTAGGTTTTTCGATGGGTATTGTGCATGGAAAAGAGATCAACTAAGGGATGAGATTAAAGCTGGTTATTGGACAGTAGCAGCATGTAGTCCAAGTGTAATTGGGCTGTCTGATGTTGGAAGTGTTGGGCTTTGGGATGAAGTTCTTGGGCTTATGACCCCGAAGAAAGTCTGGTAA
- the LOC107858764 gene encoding UPF0301 protein CHU_1773 has product MEACFVTSKPFSEKLFPLLGSRTSYSTRKRLSVSQFHQLKKIGTPLSVTCCQASSPFSSPSPQDEEKPIVKMDWRSFRARLVAGERPSRLEDHSSVVNPDTVDDLPPPPAVTIGSKWAHTIHEPEKGCLLIATEKLQGEQIFERTVVLLLSLGHIPTGLILNRPSLMSIKEMTSSALDMSGTFANRPLYFGGPLEGGLFLVSPNEGSEDGVGKSGVFDEAMKGLYYGTKESVGCASEMVKRGIIGLDNFKFFDGYCAWKRDQLSDEIKAGYWTVAACSPSVIWLSDVGSVGLWDEVLGLMTPKKVR; this is encoded by the exons ATGGAAGCTTGCTTTGTCACTTCAAAGCCTTTCTCAGAGAAACTCTTCCCTTTGTTAGGATCAAGAACTTCTTATTCTACAAGAAAAAGGTTATCTGTTAGTCAGTTTCATCAGCTCAAAAAAATTGGCACTCCTTTGTCAGTTACAT GTTGCCAAGCAAGCTCACCATTCTCATCACCTTCACCTCAAGATGAAGAAAAACCTATTGTTAAAATGGACTGGCGATCATTTCGAGCTAGATTAGTTGCCGGAGAACGACCTTCCCGGTTGGAAGATCATTCCTCCGTCGTCAATCCCGACACCGTTGACGACCTTCCGCCACCTCCGGCAGTCACAATTGGTAGCAAATGGGCCCACACAATTCACGAACCAGAAAAAGGTTGCTTGCTTATTGCCACTGAGAAGCTACAAGGAGAACAGATTTTTGAGCGGACTGTAGTTCTCTTGTTGTCATTGGGGCATATCCCAACGGGCTTAATTCTCAACAGGCCTTCACTTATGTCCATTAAGGAAATGACATCATCGGCATTGGACATGTCCGGTACGTTCGCGAATAGGCCGTTGTACTTTGGTGGGCCATTAGAAGGGGGGCTTTTTTTGGTGAGCCCAAATGAAGGAAGTGAAGATGGGGTTGGGAAAAGTGGGGTTTTTGATGAAGCAATGAAGGGTTTGTATTATGGTACAAAGGAAAGTGTGGGTTGTGCTTCTGAAATGGTGAAAAGGGGTATAATTGGGCTTGATAATTTTAAGTTCTTTGATGGGTATTGTGCATGGAAAAGAGATCAATTGAGTGATGAAATTAAAGCTGGTTATTGGACAGTAGCAGCTTGTAGTCCAAGTGTAATTTGGCTGTCTGATGTTGGAAGTGTTGGGCTTTGGGATGAAGTTCTTGGGCTTATGACCCCGAAGAAAGTCCGGTAA